AAAAGACGGAATCTGCTCTGTGTTATTTTTATGGTAAAATTTTTTAGCCGCTTAAAATCAGTCATATAAAGGCTTGCAGAAAAATCGACAAAATATTTGAGATTTTTGATGCTTTTTCTTATTGACTTTAAAAACTCAATAGGTATAATTTTATTGTGACGGTACTAGATATGGTACAGTCTGAACTAATTATACATAAATATGCAATAAATCTTGTAAACCTTAGATTTTATTGCTTTTGAAAAGATAACAGAAGGAGACGAAAATGGATGTAATACAATTTATTAAAAAACGTGACGGTCGTACAGTCGAATTTGACATAGACAAAATTGCTGACGCAATTTATAAGGCCGCACAGGTTTTAGGCGGGAATGATTATGAGATGGCAAGATACCTGGCAAAACAGGCAGAATTGTACCTGATTGAAATCAAACATACCGAAGCTCCGACTGTGGAAGAAATACAAGATGCTGTAGAAAAGATCCTAATAGAAAACGGACATGCCAGAACAGCAAAGGAATATATCCTTTATCGTGCAGAAAGAACCAGAATAAGGGAAATGAATACAAGGCTGATGAAGATCTACGAGGATCTGACCTTTAAAGAAGCTAAAGAAAATGATATTAAGCGGGAAAATGCCAATATTGACGGTGATACAGCTATGGGAACCATGCTGAAATACGGTTCCGAAGGAGCCAAGCAGTTTTATGAGATGTATGTGTTGAATCCGGTTCATTCCAAAGCTCATATAGAAGGCGATATACACATCCACGATTTAGATTTTCTGACCTTAACGACTACCTGCTGCCAGATTGATTTAATACGTCTTTTCAAAGGCGGATTCTCCACGGGACATGGTTTCTTAAGGGAGCCAAACGATATTCAGAGCTATGCGGCATTGGCCTGTATCGCTATTCAGTCCAATCAAAATGACCAGCACGGCGGACAGAGTATTCCGAACTTTGATTATGGAATGGCCGACGGCGTGCGAAAAACCTATAAGAAGTTATACTGGAGTAATCTGGGCAAGCTTATGAATATCCTTTACGATATTGACGAAGGTGTTGAACTGGCCAAACGTATCGGACAGGAAATCGAAGAAAAAGATCATGTATGTCCGACTATGGCAGATGACAATTCATACAAGGAAAAAGAGGCCGTGTTGCTGGCAGAAAAAATAAATGCAGAGGACGTGCCAAAACTTCAGGAACGGGCAAAAAAGTATGCGGATCAAGAAATAAAGCGGGCTACTTATCAGGCTATGGAGGCTTTTGTACACAATTTAAATACCATGCATTCCCGTGCGGGAGCGCAGATTCCGTTCAGCTCAATCAACTACGGAACGGATACAACTCCGGAAGGCCGTTTGGTCATTGAAAATATTTTGCTCTCTACGGAAGCAGGACTGGGAAACGGAGAGACTGCCATTTTCCCGATTCACATATTTAAGGTGAAAGAGGGCATCAACTATAATCCGGGAGAACCCAATTATGATTTATTTAAGCTGGCATGCAGAGTTTCCGCGAAAAGACTGTTCCCGAATTTTTCCTTTATTGACGCACCGTTTAATTTGCAATACTATAAGCCGGGTGATCCGGACACAGAGGTAGCCTATATGGGATGCCGTACAAGGGTAATCGGAAATGCTTATGATCCGACCAGAGAGGTCGTAGGCGGCCGGGGAAACTTAAGCTTTACCTCCATTAATCTGCCGAGACTGGCTATAAAAGCCAATGGAGATGTGGATCTTTTCTTTGAAGATCTGGAAAGAAAGCTGCAGCTGGTCATCGATCAGCTGATGGAAAGATATTATATTCAGGCGTCCAAGAAGGTAAAGAATTATCCGTTCTTAATGGGACAGGGCATCTGGCTGGATTCCGAAAAGCTGAAACCGAATGACAGTGTGGGAGAAGTTTTGAAACACGGAACGTTAACTGTCGGATTCATCGGACTGGCAGAATGCTTGAAGGCACTGATCGGAAGTCACCACGGAGAGACAACAGAGGCGCAGAATTTAGGCTTAAATATCATTGGCTATATGAGAAAGAGAATGGATGAAGAAACGAAGAAAACGGGATTTAACTATTCTCTCATTGCAACGCCGGCGGAAGGTCTGTCCGGACGCTTTGTAAGGATGGATAAAGAACGCTACGGTATTATTGAAGGCGTAACAGACCGGGAATATTACACAAATTCCTTCCACATTCCGGTGTATTATCCTATTTCCGCTTTTGACAAGATTAAGCTGGAGGCTCCTTATCACGCACTGACCAACGGAGGACATATCTCCTATGTGGAATTGGACGGGGATCCATGTAAGAATTTAGACGCGTTTGAAAAAGTGGTACGGTATATGAAAGAGAGCGGCATTGGGTACGGTTCCATCAATCATCCGGTAGACCGGGATCCGGTGTGCGGGTATACGGGCATTATTGACAACGAATGCCCTCTGTGCCACCGAAAAGAAGAGGACGGAGATACGGGATTTGAAAGAATACGAAGAATTACAGGCTATCTGGTAGGAACGGTAGACCGCTTTAATAACGCTAAGAGAGCGGAGGAAAAAGAAAGAGTGAAGCACGATGTGTCAGACGGAAAAATGGAAGCAGTCTAGTATTCGGATTGCAGGGATCGTCAGAGAGTCCATTGTGGATGGACCCGGCATCCGGTTTACCGTATTTTGTCAGGGCTGTCCCCATGGCTGCAAAGGCTGTCATAACCCGGAGACCCACGACTTTAAGGGGGGATATGATTGCTCTATTGAAAAACTTCTGCATGAAATCGACAAAGATCCACTGCTTTCAGGAGTTACTTTCAGCGGCGGAGAACCCATGTGCCAGCCGGAAGCCTTTTTAACGCTGGCTCGGGAGATTAAAAAAAGAGAGCTGAATATCGTTATATTCACCGGCTATACTTTAGAGGAATTGCAGTCTATGGCGGATGAAAATCCATCTATAGGGGAACTGCTTCTGTTTACGGACTATCTGATCGACGGCAGATTCGTACGGGAGGAAAGAGATCTGACTCTGCAGTTCAGGGGAAGCGGCAATCAAAGATATATCGATATGAATTTGACCAGAGAGGCGGGGCATATCGTGTCAGCCCAATAAAATAATTTACGAAATTTGTAAAAAAGTATTGTACAGAACAGGTAACGTGTGCTATAATAGCGTTTGTTCGAGTTTGCTCGAAGTATTGAAAAAATGCTTAATTGCTTAAGATATTTAAAGGAGGTGCGGCAAGATGTCAAGAAAGTGTGAAGTTTGTGGTAAGGGTCAGGTTTCTGGAAACAAGGTATCCCATTCTAACAGACATTCAAGAAGAAAGTGGAATGCTAACATTCAGACAGTAAGAATTAATGACAACGGAACTGTCAGAAGAGCTAACGTATGCACAAGATGCATCCGATCAAACAAAATAAACCGTGCCATCTAATCATGCGATATAAATTAGACCTGCTTGTGCAGGTCTTTTTTTATCGCATTATCTCAGCTGATAACCGCAATAGATCAAGAGCCCGCCAAGAAGCAATATCCAGGCTTTTATCGGAAGAAAAAAAGCACAGACGGATACAAGACCAAAAACGATCATAATAAAAGCCAGATTCTTAAAATCGTTCCGCTTACATTTATTCGGTTTTGCAGGCCTATTGCAGCCATATTGCTTGTTTCCCATTCTGTTACACCCCATATAGTATATGCAGGAAAAAAGAAAACCGTGTCAAGAAAATATCTCGGTTATTTGTTTTCATTGATATAGTAATGTGATAAAATATCAGTAAAAATTTACAGGGGGAATGAGATTTGCTGTATAAAGAGGAAACTGAAAACGGAAGCATTACCATAGGAAAGGCTGTGATCGCCAAAATCGTGGCGGAAACAGTCTCTCAATTTCATGGGAAGGTGCTGATTTCCAATTACAAAAACAAGGCGGTAACTTTTGCGGCGAAGATTGGCGTAACGGAAGATATCAACAATATGGATATCACCATGGGAGAAAAAGGACTGGATATAAAGCTGTATATTGTAGTTAAATTTGGGACAAGTATCGGTTTGGTGACGAATCGGCTGATCAATGATATTCATGATAAGGTGTATGAATATACGTCCATAGAGCCCAACAGTGTGGCCGTTGTGGTGACTGGTATGATTTCAAAAAATATTGCCAAGAGAAATATTGAAGTCAGGAGAGGGAATGAAGGATGAATGTAAAGGATCATGTTTCTTCTGTTAAAGGCATCGGGCCTAAAAAAGCAGAAGCTTTAAATCGAATGGGCATCCATACAATCCAAGACTTTTTGTATTTCTATCCCAGAGGGTATCAAGACAGAAGGCAGATCACGAAAATCGGAGAGCTGGAAAACGGCTCTCTTGCTTTAATTCAGGGAAAAATCAAATTAAAAGTCAAGGGTGGGTATGGGAAAAAACAGACCTTGAAGCTGCTGGTGTCCGATGACAGCGGCAGTGCGGAGATTGTATTTTTTAATGCTCGGTTCCTGATTCATAAATTTGAGATCGAAGAGGAATTTACTTTTTATGGCAGAGTAGCTATAGAATACGGAAAAACGAAAATGATTCATCCGGAATTTTTAAAAAAGGATGAAAAGGATGGGCGTGGAATTATCCCCATCTATCCATTGACTGCCGGCGTCTCTCAGTCTGATATGTATAAATGGCAAAACCTAGCCAATGGTCTGCTGAGCGATTTACAGGAATATTTGACAGAAGATATCGTTCAGCGAAATAAATTGTGCGATTTACAGTATGCGCTGGACAATATTCATTTTCCACCGGATAAAAACCATCTAAAGGCAGCAAAATATAGATTGGTGTTTGATGAATTGCTTTTTTTACAAATCGGGCTGCAATCTGTTAAAAATAGGATAACTGCAAAAGAAAAAGGAACTGCTTTTCATTCGGATGTAAAGATGGAAGAGTTTGTCACAGGGTTATCCTATTCACTGACCGGGGCGCAGAAAAAAGTTCTTGCTGAAATCAACGGGGATATGGAATCTGATAAGGTCATGAATCGGCTGGTGCAGGGTGATGTGGGATCCGGAAAAACGGTGGTCGCAGAAGCCGCCCTGTATAAGGCGGTAAAAAGTGGATTTCAGGGAGTTTTAATGGCACCGACGGAATTACTTGCCAGACAACATTTTGAAAGCCTTAGAGAGGAATTTGGCGGCTATGGCATAGAGGTGGGATTCCTTTCGGGGAGTATGTCTGCTAAAAATAAGAAAGAAACGCTGGAACGGCTGGCGAATGGAAATATTCAGGTCCTGGTGGGGACGCACGCACTCATTCAGCCCTCTGTCCTGTTTAAAAATTTAGGTCTTGTCATAACGGACGAACAGCATCGATTTGGCGTAAATCAGCGAAATTTATTGACGGAAAAGGGGAAAAATCCAGATGTATTAGTGATGACAGCCACTCCCATACCGCGAACACTGGCCGTTATTCTTTACGGGGATTTAGATATATCTGTCATAGATGAGCTTCCTCCGGGAAGGCAAAAAATTATTACGAACGCATTTAAGAAGGAAAAACGGGAGCAGGCTTATTCCTTTGTAAGACAGCAGATCCGGCAGGGAAGGCAGGCGTATGTAGTAGCACCGTTGATTGAGGAATCGGAGACCCTTGAAAATGTCATATCTGCAGAAGAGCTTTACAGGCAGTTAAGAAAAAGTTTTCCGGAGGTGAGGACGGCTCTTCTTCATGGAGAAATGAAACAGGCGGAGAAGGATGCCGTTATGGAAAAATTTTATACCGGGGAAATCGAGATGCTGGTTTCAACGGTTGTGATTGAAGTGGGCATTAATGTTCCCAATGCGACGATCATGGTGATAGAAAATGCAGAACGGTTTGGATTGGCTCAGCTGCATCAGCTCCGAGGACGAGTGGGAAGAGGAAAAGATCAGTCTTATTGTCTTTTGATCTCGGGAAGCGAATCTTCCGTATCGAAAGAACGAATAGAGATCATGGTTTCCACATCGGATGGGTTCGTGATTGCAGAAAAGGATTTGAAGCTCCGCGGCCCCGGTGAATTTTTCGGACTCAGACAGCATGGACTTCCCGACTTAAAGCTGGCAGATCTGGGCCGTCATATGGGTATTCTGAATCAGACAAAGGAAGAAGCAAAAAAAATTTTAGAGAGAGATCCCAAGCTTTTATCTGTTGAAATGGCGGGAATTAAGCAAAAAACTATAGAGCTGTTCGGCGAAAATGCAGTTTTAAGTATTTAATCCAAATGCAACCATGATATGAAATTATTACATCGAATATAAAAACCTCCTCGGGTTAAATTAATAACGTAAACAGCAGATGGATCATTGAAAAGGTTTTTCAAGAAAGACATCTGGCTGTAAATTTTCAAACGGCAAGGTGAAACATTCACAAAGCCGAGATGGAGGTAAAAAAATGACATTACAGGACAAGATGAATAAGAGTTATAAGCCAGCATTAAAGAACATGAAGACAGAAGTTGCTTCTGAACTGGGAATGGCTAACTATGACAGCATGGATAAGGGTAACCTTACAGCAAGACAGAACGGCTATGTAGGCGGATATATGACAAAGAAGCTGGTTGACATGGCTGAACAGCAGTTATCAGGAAAATAACTGTAAAACAACATTTCATTTAATAACATTTTGTTAGAAACGGAAAATATCTACTGAATATACAGTAGATATTTTCTGTTTTTGATGATAAAATAATGAGTTGTAGGTAGAAATCAAAGAACCTACAGGAAGAATTTTAAAACGAGCGAGGATAGATGTTTGCGGATAATAGCAGGTGATTTAAAGGGCAGAAGGCTGGCAAGCCCAAAAGATGAAAGAGTAAGGCCCACATCAGATAAAGTAAAGGAAGCAGTTTTCAGTATGATTTTCGATTCCTGTTATGACAAAACAGTGATCGATTTATTTGCAGGTACGGGAAATCTGGGAATCGAAGCGATCAGCCGTGGTGCCAGACATTGCTATTTTGGAGATAAGTCGAAGGAGAGCTTGGCTTTGATCAGAGAAAATGTGAATGCCTGCGGAGTTCAGGATAAATCCACCATTATCGCGGGTGATTATGAACTGGTACTCAAGCGTGTTCCTCAGAAGGCACAAGTTATTTTTTTAGATCCGCCGTATAGGGATGGACTGATGATTTCCTGCATGGAATTAATACGGGATTTGGACCTTCTGGCAGAAGGCGGTTACATCGTTGCGGAACATAGCTTTTTAGAAAAATTACCGGAGAACATTGGCTCATATCAGAGGATAAAGGAAAAAAGGTATGGCAAAATAGCAGTTTCAATTTATGGATAAATATGCTACAATGTTTGGTAACAAAAATGTTAGGGGCACATGGATGAAACAAAAGGCATTATATGCAGGATCTTTTGATCCGATTACAAATGGACATTTAGATTTAATAAACAGAGCGTCAAAGCTTTATGATAGTTTGGTAGTGGGAGTTATAGCCAATCCTTCTAAGAATCCGCTGTTCAGTGCGGAGGAACGGAAGATGCTCATCCGAGAAGCGACTTCACACCTTAAGAATGTGGAGATAGATGATTTTACAGGACTGCTTGCTTCCTATGTAAATGAACAGCAGTTTGATGTAGTGGTAAGAGGACTTCGGGCAGCCTCAGATTTTGAATCGGAGATACAGATGGCTCAAATGAATGCAAGACTGTATAATGAGAATGTGGAAACAGTTTTTCTGATGACCAGTCCGGAATTTTCCTTTTTAAGTTCAAGTATGGTCAAGGAAGTCTTTATGCTTCACGGAGAAATTGAAGGTTTAGTTCCTGATGTAGTATTGAGCTACATGATAGAAAAGTATAAATAATGTACTTTACAAGAGAAAAACACACAGGAGGATATTTCAATGAAAGTATTGGAATTATTAGATGAGATAGAAGAGATTGTTGATACGAGCACAAGCTTTCCATTAACGGGGAAAATCATGGTGGATGCGGAAGAAATTTTAGAAATCGTGAAAGAAATTCGAGTAGAACTTCCTGATGAAATTCAACAGGCGCAGTGGATCAAGGATGAACGCCAGAGAATTCTTGAAGAAGCCAAAAAAGAATATGAGACCGTTATTAATGATGCCAAAAGACAGGCAGAGGTTCTCACGGAAAATGATGATATTGTAGTAAAATCCAAGATGAGAGCGGATGAGATCATGCGCATTGCCGAAGAAAACTGCAAACAGCTTAAATTGAATACCTTTGATTACATAGACAGTATTTTATTTAATTTTCAGGACAAAATGGAGCAGTTGAACGCAACTCATTTTGCGGACATGTTCAATCAAATGGAAACCACCTTCCAAAATGTCAATGCAACTCTTGCCTCCAACCGAAATGAAATAAAGGATTTGGCCTATAAAACTCAGCTGGATAAGGAAGAGTAAAACGATTATATGAGCGTATAATATCCATGGTAAATTCATATTATTTATCATGGATATTATTAATTGGGCTGTAAAAGCATTAAAATTAAAATTCAGATATATCATAGCTGTATTTTCAGCTGGGGCTGCGTGTCTGGTCATGGTCATTTTCCCTGAAGTCACTTTACTTTCGGCACAAAAGGGAATCGCCATATGGGCGAACAATATTTTACCTGCCATGCTGCCGTTTTTTATTTGTGCTAATTTCATGAACGGGATCGGTGTGACCCGATATTTGAATCCCTCTTGCTTTGCCTTTTCGCTGAGCGTTTTATCAGGTTATCCCATGGGTGCGAAGATCATCGGAGATATGGGAAGGAGCGGGTATATACCAAGTGTGGAGTGCCGCAGGCTGATCAGCTTTTGCAGTACTTCCGGCCCTGCTTTTATAGTGGGTGCAGTGGGGGCTTCTATGATTGGAAGCAATACCAGCGGGAGTATCATCGCCATCGCTCATTTTGGCGGAGCCCTGCTGAACGGGCTTTTATTTTCCATGCTGGCAGATGTGTTCAGCAAGGACTATAGAACCTATAAATCAAAGAAATCTAAAAAAAGGCAGACTGTGGTGAAGACAGATTTCAACAATAATTATCTGGAGGCCTTTACCAATTCTATTATTACGTCTCTTAAATCTTTGGGAATTATTTTGGCTTATATCGTCATGTTCATGATGATAACGGATATGATTCAATTATTGGGGCTTTTGAAGGGAATAACCCATGTATACTATGTGGGAATGATTAAGGGGATTTTTGAAATGACTGTAGGGTGTTCCTCCATCAGCGGTACGATGGCCATTCCTCTGGCCTATAAAACCATTGGATGCAGTATTCTGATCTCTTTTGGGGGACTGTCCATCATAGGACAGTCCATGAGCATGCTGCAGGGAACAAAGGTCAGCTTTTCCTACTTACTGCTGGTGAAGATCTTCCACAGCATTTTTGCAGGGATTCTTGCACTGATATTGACGGAGCTTTTATTATAAACGGATGTTTATAGCTGCATATAAGGCTTATAGAGTCGATCAGAATGTTCATAAATATTCTGATTGGATAAAAGATTGTAAAAATCAGAGGCAATCAAATCATAACTTAGTAATAATTGGCAATGATTCAGAGCGTCGGCCTGTTTATTTATATTGGTAATCAATGGGAGTGTAGCTTTTTCCTCCTGTTTTAGGAGCTTAAGCAAATGGGCTCCTTTTTTATTGAAACCTAAAATATGGGCGTAGTATTGCTGCGTTTCCACGATCGTGTTAAAATCGGATTTTGTCAGGCCTATTAGAATGTGGGTCAGTAATCGGCTGATTCTGGTGGAGGTATAACGTTTGGATTTTAGGGAATTTTTCAGGTCACCCAGCGTGTCTGAAATTCGTATAGATGCTTTCAGTTTATTTTCAAGACCTTCCGTCACAGAAAAAATTTCTTTCAGACAGGAATTTTTTTCCGTTAATATTTTAGATGCTGCCAGCTTGAAATAAAGCTCTTCTGAATCCGAGGAAGGGGCTTTCGGCAACTCTTTTTGAAGTATGGCCAAGACTTCCGCAGGCACAGCGCTTTCCAGAAGCTGAGTATTCCAATCATTGGAATGCAGGGCTTTTCGTATGGCCGAGGCAGACGCGATGTTTCCCCGAAGTTCCTGGTCGTGATAATTGGAAGCATATCGTTTTACTGTAACGGGAATTATGTCACTATGTGTCAAATAAAGCTGCTTTAAGTATTCGATCGCCAGAATGTTGTTTGGCTGAAGCATATTTTCAGAGGCTTCTTCACCAAGACATTCTTTGACTGCTTCGGATCGAGCCTTGGGATAGGAGAAACCTTTGGATAAATTGGACTTGAGCTGATCTTTAAATTCTTCGGTTTCATGGGAAAGAAAGCAGGCCACTTCTTTTAAACGTTCCAGATCGCCGGATTCACTGCCAAAGGAAAGGTGGGTGACGCAGCGGAGCCTGTTTAATATTTCAATGGCACCTTTTGCAAAATATTCCGCATTGTTGCAGGCAAAAGCAAAGGGTAGCTCAATGACCAGGTCAATCCCGCACCGAACGGCCATTTCCGCTCTGGCCCATTTGGAAAGAACAGCGGCTTCGCCCCGCTGTGTAAAATTGCCGCTGATTATGGCAACGACAAAATCGGCCTCCGTCATAGCAGCCGATTGGTTCAGCTGATATAGATGGCCGTTATGAAATGGATTGTATTCTGCTATGATTCCTAAAACTTTCATAATGATATCCTATCACATCTGCGTGTAATTATAAATAAATTTCATTTGAGAAAGTTCATTTTAGGCAATACTATAATAAAAGCCTATTGTAGTATTATGTATATATATTGCAAAAACTGTTGAACATACTTGAAAAAACATGGAAATGAAGTATAATATTATGAGTGCTTTTGAAGCGCTGCAGAAATTTCAGCAGTTTTACCTGCCCGAAATTTTTCAGTTAATAATTTTAAAATTATATATATTACGGAGGAAGTAAGATGAAAGTATTAGTAATCAACTGTGGAAGTTCATCATTAAAATATCAGGTTCTTGATATGACAAATGAAGTTCTTTTATGCAAAGGTCTTGTAGAAAGAATCGGCATGGAAGGTGCAGTCATCACACACGAGAAAATCGGTATGGACAAGTTTAAGCTCGTAGTTCCTATGAAGGACCATAAAGAAGCGATTGGACATGTATTGGAAGCTGTACAGGATGAAAATCATGGTGTTGTGAAGTCCATGGATGAAATCGGAGCTGTTGGACACAGAGTCGTACACGCAGGTGAAAAATATGCTCACTCAGTACTGATCACAGAAGAGGTTCTAAAAGCCCTGGAAGAATGCGTGGAATTGGCTCCTCTTCACAATCCGCCTAATCTGGCAGGTATTGCAGCGTGTCAGGCATTAATGCCAAAGACGCCGATGGTAGCCGTATTCGATACAGCCTTTCATCAGACCATGCCTCCTGAATCATACATTTATGCGATTCCTTATGAATATTATCAGAAGCATGGAATCAGAAGATATGGTTTCCACGGAACAAGCCATAAATATGTAGCCGAAAGAGCAGCTGATATCATGAACTGTGCACTGGATGATTTGAAGATCATTACCTGCCATTTAGGAAACGGCGCATCTGTTTCCGCTATTAAGAGAGGCAAGTGTATCGATACTTCCATGGGCTTCACTCCGCTGGAGGGTCTGGTTATGGGTACTCGTTCGGGAGACATCGACCCTGCTATCGTTACGTATATCCGAGACAAAGAAAATTTAGAGGCCGGTGTTGCTAATGACATCTTAAATAAGAAATCCGGTGTTCTTGGAATTTCCGGTATATCCAGCGACTTTAGGGATATTGAAGAAGCGGCTGCGGAAGGAAATGAAAGAGCACAGCTTGCATTAAAGGTATTTGCTCATAAGGTACGATTCTATATCGGTGCTTATATTGCGGAAATGAACGGCGTGGATGCCATTGTATTTACTGCCGGCGTTGGTGAAAATGACATCGAGATGAGAGACATCATCTGTAACGATCTTGGAAATTTAGGCATCAAGCTTGACCTTGTTAAGAATAAGGTAAGAGGAAAAGAAACCATCATCAGCAGAGATGATTCCAGAGTAAAAATTATTCTGATCCCTACGAACGAAGAACTGATGATTGCCAGAGACACATATGATATTACAAAGAATTTAAAATAATTATTGACAGATGTGTCCGATAAAGGTATACTTTAGAAGTTGCATTTATCACAAAGTTGTTTGTGATGAGATAAATACAAAGAGACACGAGCAAAAGGAGGTGTAGAGAATGGCAGTTCCAAAGAGGAAAACATCTAAAGCAAGAAGAGACAAGAGAAGATCACCAAACATGAAGAAGGCATTACCTGGACTTTCAATTTGTCCTCAGTGCCACGAGCCAAAACTTCCACATAGAGTTTGCCCGAATTGCAATTATTACGACGGTAAGGAAGTTGTTGCTTCTGAAGCGTAGGAAAGTAAATAATTAAAACAAAACCTTAACACCGGATAGCTATCCGGTGTTATTTGTTATTACGCAGAAAATATTGCTTGTGACAGGACGTAATAAAAGGTGTATTAAATTGTATTATTGATCAGTCCATAATTTTTCAGTTCGTTTGCTATTTTGTACAATGTTTTGTTGTCCGGATCACACAGAGGCATTCGATATTCTTTTTCGATCAGGCCCATCATGTTCAAAGCAGCCTTTACCGGGATAGGGTTCACCTCTAGGAACAGCGAATCAATAAGGGATTTCATTCGGATCTGCATTTCCTTTGCTTTATTGAAATGACCTTGCAAATAGGCTGTGACCATTTCATGGGTATCCTTAGGAATGACGTTGGCAACGGTGGATATGGTTCCTGAACCGCCCATGGAGAGGACCGGAACAACCATGTCATCGTTTCCGGAATAAAGTGCAAAGTCCGGAGAAACATATCGGGCTATTTCCACCACCTGCGAAATGTCTCCGCTGGCTTCTTTGATTCCGGCGATGTTGGGATGGGTGCA
This region of Aminipila luticellarii genomic DNA includes:
- a CDS encoding anaerobic ribonucleoside triphosphate reductase, coding for MDVIQFIKKRDGRTVEFDIDKIADAIYKAAQVLGGNDYEMARYLAKQAELYLIEIKHTEAPTVEEIQDAVEKILIENGHARTAKEYILYRAERTRIREMNTRLMKIYEDLTFKEAKENDIKRENANIDGDTAMGTMLKYGSEGAKQFYEMYVLNPVHSKAHIEGDIHIHDLDFLTLTTTCCQIDLIRLFKGGFSTGHGFLREPNDIQSYAALACIAIQSNQNDQHGGQSIPNFDYGMADGVRKTYKKLYWSNLGKLMNILYDIDEGVELAKRIGQEIEEKDHVCPTMADDNSYKEKEAVLLAEKINAEDVPKLQERAKKYADQEIKRATYQAMEAFVHNLNTMHSRAGAQIPFSSINYGTDTTPEGRLVIENILLSTEAGLGNGETAIFPIHIFKVKEGINYNPGEPNYDLFKLACRVSAKRLFPNFSFIDAPFNLQYYKPGDPDTEVAYMGCRTRVIGNAYDPTREVVGGRGNLSFTSINLPRLAIKANGDVDLFFEDLERKLQLVIDQLMERYYIQASKKVKNYPFLMGQGIWLDSEKLKPNDSVGEVLKHGTLTVGFIGLAECLKALIGSHHGETTEAQNLGLNIIGYMRKRMDEETKKTGFNYSLIATPAEGLSGRFVRMDKERYGIIEGVTDREYYTNSFHIPVYYPISAFDKIKLEAPYHALTNGGHISYVELDGDPCKNLDAFEKVVRYMKESGIGYGSINHPVDRDPVCGYTGIIDNECPLCHRKEEDGDTGFERIRRITGYLVGTVDRFNNAKRAEEKERVKHDVSDGKMEAV
- the nrdG gene encoding anaerobic ribonucleoside-triphosphate reductase activating protein; translated protein: MCQTEKWKQSSIRIAGIVRESIVDGPGIRFTVFCQGCPHGCKGCHNPETHDFKGGYDCSIEKLLHEIDKDPLLSGVTFSGGEPMCQPEAFLTLAREIKKRELNIVIFTGYTLEELQSMADENPSIGELLLFTDYLIDGRFVREERDLTLQFRGSGNQRYIDMNLTREAGHIVSAQ
- the rpmB gene encoding 50S ribosomal protein L28: MSRKCEVCGKGQVSGNKVSHSNRHSRRKWNANIQTVRINDNGTVRRANVCTRCIRSNKINRAI
- a CDS encoding Asp23/Gls24 family envelope stress response protein, which encodes MLYKEETENGSITIGKAVIAKIVAETVSQFHGKVLISNYKNKAVTFAAKIGVTEDINNMDITMGEKGLDIKLYIVVKFGTSIGLVTNRLINDIHDKVYEYTSIEPNSVAVVVTGMISKNIAKRNIEVRRGNEG
- the recG gene encoding ATP-dependent DNA helicase RecG produces the protein MNVKDHVSSVKGIGPKKAEALNRMGIHTIQDFLYFYPRGYQDRRQITKIGELENGSLALIQGKIKLKVKGGYGKKQTLKLLVSDDSGSAEIVFFNARFLIHKFEIEEEFTFYGRVAIEYGKTKMIHPEFLKKDEKDGRGIIPIYPLTAGVSQSDMYKWQNLANGLLSDLQEYLTEDIVQRNKLCDLQYALDNIHFPPDKNHLKAAKYRLVFDELLFLQIGLQSVKNRITAKEKGTAFHSDVKMEEFVTGLSYSLTGAQKKVLAEINGDMESDKVMNRLVQGDVGSGKTVVAEAALYKAVKSGFQGVLMAPTELLARQHFESLREEFGGYGIEVGFLSGSMSAKNKKETLERLANGNIQVLVGTHALIQPSVLFKNLGLVITDEQHRFGVNQRNLLTEKGKNPDVLVMTATPIPRTLAVILYGDLDISVIDELPPGRQKIITNAFKKEKREQAYSFVRQQIRQGRQAYVVAPLIEESETLENVISAEELYRQLRKSFPEVRTALLHGEMKQAEKDAVMEKFYTGEIEMLVSTVVIEVGINVPNATIMVIENAERFGLAQLHQLRGRVGRGKDQSYCLLISGSESSVSKERIEIMVSTSDGFVIAEKDLKLRGPGEFFGLRQHGLPDLKLADLGRHMGILNQTKEEAKKILERDPKLLSVEMAGIKQKTIELFGENAVLSI
- a CDS encoding alpha/beta-type small acid-soluble spore protein, which translates into the protein MTLQDKMNKSYKPALKNMKTEVASELGMANYDSMDKGNLTARQNGYVGGYMTKKLVDMAEQQLSGK
- the rsmD gene encoding 16S rRNA (guanine(966)-N(2))-methyltransferase RsmD, with the protein product MRIIAGDLKGRRLASPKDERVRPTSDKVKEAVFSMIFDSCYDKTVIDLFAGTGNLGIEAISRGARHCYFGDKSKESLALIRENVNACGVQDKSTIIAGDYELVLKRVPQKAQVIFLDPPYRDGLMISCMELIRDLDLLAEGGYIVAEHSFLEKLPENIGSYQRIKEKRYGKIAVSIYG
- the coaD gene encoding pantetheine-phosphate adenylyltransferase, which produces MKQKALYAGSFDPITNGHLDLINRASKLYDSLVVGVIANPSKNPLFSAEERKMLIREATSHLKNVEIDDFTGLLASYVNEQQFDVVVRGLRAASDFESEIQMAQMNARLYNENVETVFLMTSPEFSFLSSSMVKEVFMLHGEIEGLVPDVVLSYMIEKYK
- a CDS encoding ATPase, giving the protein MKVLELLDEIEEIVDTSTSFPLTGKIMVDAEEILEIVKEIRVELPDEIQQAQWIKDERQRILEEAKKEYETVINDAKRQAEVLTENDDIVVKSKMRADEIMRIAEENCKQLKLNTFDYIDSILFNFQDKMEQLNATHFADMFNQMETTFQNVNATLASNRNEIKDLAYKTQLDKEE